DNA sequence from the Pseudodesulfovibrio sp. S3 genome:
CTTCCATCTCCTGGATATGCGCACTGTCCAGCAGCATGATCTCCATCAGGTCTCTGGTGGGGGCGGTGCAATATATGGGGTTACGGTATCCCTTGGCTACCAGGGCGGGCAACAGGCCTGTATGATCGATATGGGCATGGGTGATCAGGATGAAATCAATGTGCTTGGGATCGTACTGATCTATGTTGCGGTTCCTCTTCTCGATTTCCCGGTTTCCTTGATGCAAGCCGCAGTCGAGTGCGAAGCGCTTGCCTCCGCATTCAAGGATGTAGCAGGAGCCGCTGACAGTTCGGGCTGCGCCCATAAAAGTTACTTTCATTGTTGGTCCTTGTGTAGGCATCCCTCTCTAAAGCTTGTCAAAATCCACTTTCGAAAGGAAAAGAATCAGTGTATTGAAAGAATCAGCGGACCCCATTGTCCGCCGTCACGACTACATGCCCCATTATCGGGGACCAGGCAACCTCTGCGTATGAAATCACAGGAGAACCAATGATTCATCGTTCCAAACAGTATCTCATTGACGACCTTTCCATCCATGAGTCCTGGCGACTCTTCAAGATCATGTCGGAAATCGTGGACGGCTTCGAAAACCTGTCCGAGATCGGCCCGGCCGTATCCGTATTCGGCTCGGCTCGGGTCAAGCCGGAAGACCCTCTCTACATACAGACCGTACAGCTCTCAAAGGCATTGTCCGAGGCCGGCTTTTCGATCATAACGGGCGGCGGCCCGGGTCTCATGGAGGCGGGCAACAAAGGGGCGTTCGAGAACGGCGGCGAATCCATCGGCCTGCATATCCACCTGCCCATGGAGCAACAGAACAACCCGTACATGAACGTGAAAAGCGAATTCCGGTATTTCTTCATCCGCAAGCTCATGTTCATCAAATACGCCCTGGCCTACGTGGCCCTTCCCGGAGGATACGGCACCCTGGACGAGCTGTCCGAAGCCCTGGTGCTCATCCAGACGCACCGCATCAAACCCTTCCCCATCGTGCTCTTCGGCACGGAGTTCTGGTCCGGCTTGATCGATTGGTTCAAAAAACAGATGGTGACCAACAAATTCTGCAAAGAAGAAGACCTCAATCTCTTCATGGTCACCGACGATGTGAACGAAGTGGTCAACTACATCAAGAAACACGTCATCGTCTAGAATCCGACGTGACCAACAGTAAAAAAGCCCTGGTATACGGCCTGGTCACGGTGGGCATCTGGTCCACCGTGGCCTCGGCCTTCAAGATGGCGCTGCGCCACCTTGATCCGCTTCAACTCCTGTTGTGCGCCTGCGCATTCTCCATCGTCGCCTTGTCTGGCATACTGCTTTTTCAAGGGAAGATCGGCGAACTGGTACGAATGAAACGAAAGGAAACGGCCCGTTGCGCCCTGCTCGGCACACTCAATCCGTTTCTCTATTACATGATCCTGTTCAAGGCCTATGACCTGCTTCCCGCCCAGGAGGCACAACCCATCAACTACACATGGGCGGTCACCCTTTCCCTGTTGTCCGTGCCGCTACTGGGGCAGAAAATGTCCCTCAAGGATTTGGGCGCCATTCTCCTGAGCTATTTCGGGGTGGTGGTCATCTCCACCCACGGCAATCTGCTTGCCATGGAATTCTCCAACCTGACCGGCGTGGCCCTGGCGCTGGGCAGTACGGTCATCTGGGCCCTCTACTGGATATTCAACACCCGCAGCAAGGCGCACCCCATGGCCGGACTCCTGCTCAGCTTCCTCTTCGGTTTCCCGCTCATCCTGGCGGCCACGCTGGCCTTCTCGGAACTGCCGACCCTGACCATCCAATCGGTGTCGGCAGCCGCCTATGTGGGACTGTTTGAAATGGGCATCACCTTCGCACTCTGGCTCACGGCCATGAAGTTCGCGGCCATGCCCGACGGCGGCGGTACGACGCGGATAGCCAACCTCATTTTCCTCTCGCCCTTCCTTTCACTGGTGTTCATCCACCTGCTGGTGGGCGAAGCTATTCATCCCGCCACCGTGGCCGGACTCGGCTTCATCATCGCGGGCAACGCCCTGATGCAGTTCACCCCGGGCAAGAACCCGAAGAAGTGACGACTCAGGCTCAAGCGGCCACACTCACATCAGCGGCAATGACTCCCAACACTTCTCCTTGAGTCCCGAAAAACGGACCTGAGACGGTGATGCACTCCTCTCCGGAAGCCGAGGAAGTATAGACATCGGAAATATAAAATGTCCTGTTGTCGACAGCACCCCGGAACCAGGAACGAGAATCCCAGTGCTTGCCGAAAGCAAACGCATCCTCGGCATACCCGGAAACCTTGCCGCCGATATTGCTGACCGTTTGAACACCATTCCCGTCCGTGATGTACAGAAGCTCAAGGAATGCATTCCGCGCCAACACGGTGCGCATTGCCTCTTCCTGAAGCCTTCGATCCAAAGACAAAACCTCAGCAGATGCGGCAAGTTCACCAATGATTTCCTGAACTTTACCGTTGCCGACCAAACGGAAGACACCTGTCATGGTCGAGAGTTCATCCACTCGGGTGGACAGCAGTGCCACGGCCTGCGCCGCCTCTTCCATCCCTTTTCCCGTGGCCATTGAAATGGAATGAACAGCGGCAATGGTCCGGGTCACCTCCTCACTGGAAACGGACTGCTGGGAAGCGGCAGCGGCAATGGACGTGATGCGCTGTGCGCTGGTCCCGGAATGGGTTACAATCTCGGTCAGGGCATTGCCGGATTCACAGGCCAGGCCCGCCGCCTCGTCGGCCAAGTCAGCCATGCCCTTCACGCCTTCGATAGTCTGGCTCACCTGTTTCTGAATGCCATCGATTGCCATGCCAACGTCCCTGGTCGCATCCATGGTCTTTTCGGCCAATTTCCGCACTTCGTCGGCAACGACTGCGAATCCGCGACCCGCCTCGCCCGCACGGGCGGCCTCAATGGCGGCGTTCAAGGCAAGCAGATTGGTTTGATCCGCAATATCGGAAATTACTCCCATGATGGCGCCAACCCCTTGAGCCTGGGAGCCCAGCCCCGCCACATTCTCCACCAAGTCCAAGGCATTCCTTGAAACCGCACTGATGGATTCGAGAGTCCTGGAAACGACCTTGGAACCGGATTTGGCCCGCTCCATGACCTGATCGGCTTCGGAAGCAGCAGAGCCGGCATTGGCCGCTGTCTCGTTCACCGCGGCGTTCATTTCTTCCATGGCGGAAGCGGCCTCGGCAATGAACCGCTGCTGTTGGGCAGCCCCGTCCTGGGCCTTGCCTGACGCCACACCCAGCCGGAATGAATGATCGCGTATGGCCTGCACGGAATGCTCCAGGGTATTGGCTGCGGACAACAACCCTTCGCACCGAGCCGCCTCTCCCTGTTTTCTGGCCTGTTCGGCCAAGGCCAGAGCCTCTTTTGCCCTGTGCTCCGCGTCACGAGCTACATTTTCGCTCTTTGCAAGCTTATTTTCTAACTCACCAATGTAACTGACAATTTGGTTTAAATTTTTCACAATTATTCCAAAATTGTCACTGCCGCCTTTGGGCAGGACAGCGTCCAGATTTCCCGTGGCCACTGCCCCAGAAACTTTTGCTAATACACCATATTTATTATCAATAACCCTAAAGACAATAAACCCGCACACCACACACGCCAACACGGCAACGGCAACTGAGGCCAGCAAAAGCCACTCCAACCGGGCGACTTCAGCTGACAGAATTGTCACCTGGCCTGTGGCTGCCAGAGCCGTTGCGGTAGTCAAAAACAGACTCAACATCGCCACTGCCAACACTTGATTCACCGCCAAGTACCTTCTATTCTGTGTCATTTCCTTTACTGCTTCCCCGAGATTAAACATGATGATTCCCAGCTACGGCAAAGCAAAAGTCGAGCCACTTGGCATCTATGCCACCACTCAATTCAGATTTTTATTCAATGATTTCATATTAAAATGAAATCTCTAGACTTTTTCATAAGTTTTTCCAGAATAAAAAGGCCGACCGAGATGGGGTTCCATCTCGGTCGGCCGCCAGGATTGCATGATTACTAGAGAAAATCGGGATCGATACCGGCCTTGCCGCCTGCAAGAATGAGCTTCATGTAACGGATGGTTCGATCGTCCACGGGAACAATGGGGAAATTCTCGCGACAGGCATCGCACTGGGCCATGGCAGGCCGGGACGGTGCGATGAGCGGAACTTCCCGTCCGCAATGCGGACACGGATAGAGAAATATCATTTCCATGGCCGCGGGTTTGACCGGGGTCAGAGGTTTTTTGCTTTCAACCATGATTATCCTTTTTTCATCAAATTCTTGCCGGTCATCTCGGCTGGAGGCTCCATGCCCCACAACCCGAGAATGGTGGGAGCCAAGTCTCCGAGGATGCCCTCTTCAAGCTCTGCTCTTTCGCAACCCTTCTCGATATACACAAGGGGCACCGGATTGGTGGAATGGGCCGTATGCGGCGTACCGTCAGCCGCGATCATCTGTTCGGCATTGCCGTGGTCTGCCGTCAGAAGCACGCGACCACCGGACTGGATCACCGTATCGACAATCCTGCCGACACACTCGTCCACGGTCACACAGGCCTGTTCCGCGGCCGCAATGATGCCCGTATGCCCGACCATATCGAGGTTGGCAAGATTGCAAACGCACAGGTCGTAGTTCCCCCACTTGCCGATCAGGGTATCGGCCACCTCATCTGCACTCATCTGCGGCTTGAGGTCATAGGTAGCCACTTCCCGGGGCGAGGGAATCATTACCCTGTCCTCGTTTTCGAAGGGCTCCTCCCGTCCGCAATTCAGGAAGTAGGTCACATGAGCATATTTCTCAGTTTCAGCGATGCGGAGCTGTTTCATGCCTTTGGCGGAAACAACCTCACCCAAGGTGCCCGTATAGCTCTCCGGGGGAAAGGCCGTGGGCATCGGGAATGCGGACTCATACCGGGTCATTGTGGCAAACTCGGCAAGCGCGGGTACGGATTTCCTTTCAAACTCATTGAAATTCTTTTCAAAAATGGCCCGACAGATTTCACGTGCGCGATCTGCGCGAAAATTGAAGAAAAACAGGCCGTCATTATCGCCTATGCAGCCATCCACACCCTCGATCACGCCGGGCTTGACGAATTCGTCGTTCTCCCCTGCATCGTATGATGCCTGAATGCCGGATATCGGATCCTTCATGGAGACACCCTCGCCATCGACCAGGGCCTTGTACGCCACTTCCACGCGCTCAAACCTCTTATCCCGATCCATGGCCCAGTAACGGCCGCTGACCGTAGCCACCTGACCGATGCCGATTTCTTCCATCTTGTCCAACAACTGCTGCGTGTACCCCAGGCCGCTGGCAGGCGGTGTATCGCGTCCATCCAAGAAGACATGGACGAAAACCTGTTCCAGCCCCTGCTCCTTGGCTATCTTGAGCAAAGCGTAAATATGGTTGTTGTGACTGTGTACGCCACCATCCGATACAAGCCCCATCAGATGCAGACGACCGGACCCGGCCCGAGTCTTGTCCATCAGGTCTTTGAGGACTGCATTGCGCGAAAGTGTCCCATCTTCTATGGCGATATCGATACGGGTCATATCCTGATAGATAATCCGACCGCCACCGATGTTCATGTGGCCCACTTCC
Encoded proteins:
- a CDS encoding TIGR00730 family Rossman fold protein; its protein translation is MIHRSKQYLIDDLSIHESWRLFKIMSEIVDGFENLSEIGPAVSVFGSARVKPEDPLYIQTVQLSKALSEAGFSIITGGGPGLMEAGNKGAFENGGESIGLHIHLPMEQQNNPYMNVKSEFRYFFIRKLMFIKYALAYVALPGGYGTLDELSEALVLIQTHRIKPFPIVLFGTEFWSGLIDWFKKQMVTNKFCKEEDLNLFMVTDDVNEVVNYIKKHVIV
- a CDS encoding DMT family transporter, translating into MTNSKKALVYGLVTVGIWSTVASAFKMALRHLDPLQLLLCACAFSIVALSGILLFQGKIGELVRMKRKETARCALLGTLNPFLYYMILFKAYDLLPAQEAQPINYTWAVTLSLLSVPLLGQKMSLKDLGAILLSYFGVVVISTHGNLLAMEFSNLTGVALALGSTVIWALYWIFNTRSKAHPMAGLLLSFLFGFPLILAATLAFSELPTLTIQSVSAAAYVGLFEMGITFALWLTAMKFAAMPDGGGTTRIANLIFLSPFLSLVFIHLLVGEAIHPATVAGLGFIIAGNALMQFTPGKNPKK
- a CDS encoding methyl-accepting chemotaxis protein, whose translation is MAEQARKQGEAARCEGLLSAANTLEHSVQAIRDHSFRLGVASGKAQDGAAQQQRFIAEAASAMEEMNAAVNETAANAGSAASEADQVMERAKSGSKVVSRTLESISAVSRNALDLVENVAGLGSQAQGVGAIMGVISDIADQTNLLALNAAIEAARAGEAGRGFAVVADEVRKLAEKTMDATRDVGMAIDGIQKQVSQTIEGVKGMADLADEAAGLACESGNALTEIVTHSGTSAQRITSIAAAASQQSVSSEEVTRTIAAVHSISMATGKGMEEAAQAVALLSTRVDELSTMTGVFRLVGNGKVQEIIGELAASAEVLSLDRRLQEEAMRTVLARNAFLELLYITDGNGVQTVSNIGGKVSGYAEDAFAFGKHWDSRSWFRGAVDNRTFYISDVYTSSASGEECITVSGPFFGTQGEVLGVIAADVSVAA
- the gpmI gene encoding 2,3-bisphosphoglycerate-independent phosphoglycerate mutase; translated protein: MAEPKKTLLLILDGWGIAPDGKGNCVRNAATPYLDGLLARYPNTRLTCSGRSVGLPDGFMGNSEVGHMNIGGGRIIYQDMTRIDIAIEDGTLSRNAVLKDLMDKTRAGSGRLHLMGLVSDGGVHSHNNHIYALLKIAKEQGLEQVFVHVFLDGRDTPPASGLGYTQQLLDKMEEIGIGQVATVSGRYWAMDRDKRFERVEVAYKALVDGEGVSMKDPISGIQASYDAGENDEFVKPGVIEGVDGCIGDNDGLFFFNFRADRAREICRAIFEKNFNEFERKSVPALAEFATMTRYESAFPMPTAFPPESYTGTLGEVVSAKGMKQLRIAETEKYAHVTYFLNCGREEPFENEDRVMIPSPREVATYDLKPQMSADEVADTLIGKWGNYDLCVCNLANLDMVGHTGIIAAAEQACVTVDECVGRIVDTVIQSGGRVLLTADHGNAEQMIAADGTPHTAHSTNPVPLVYIEKGCERAELEEGILGDLAPTILGLWGMEPPAEMTGKNLMKKG